A genomic window from Lycium barbarum isolate Lr01 chromosome 4, ASM1917538v2, whole genome shotgun sequence includes:
- the LOC132634827 gene encoding ABC transporter C family member 10-like isoform X2 has translation MDLWLVFCGKYECSQRAGETCSSIFTTILDPSSCTNQILVISANILLLMILVFLSFTKFSSRKCVASSEFQGNSVSSSCSYIFNVSLALSYLCFGIWKVSDKVIREQTIPPLLQWLVPLSQGLMWLLLSLFSINKKQHISSLMKLCLFLASLLAAFLCISSIWQVIVENIVSTKSVLDMLPLLGAILMIIYESEVQKKLSTCEPLLEKVESKENTTPFAKAGIFSRMSFFWLNDLLKKGKEKTLNDEDIPELRLEDQAGTLYSLFKEQVNKRKENTSYARPSVFSAIVFCQWKAIMVSGFFALIKTVTVSIGPLFLYAFIEVAKGKGSFKYEGYVLAGGILIAKCIESLAERQWFFRTRLIGLQVKSLLTAAIYDKQLRLSNTAKNTHSPGEIINYATVDTYKIGEFPYWFHQIWTTGVQICIALVIMYYAVGLATVPALVLVVASVLGNSPVAKSQHKYLTELMVTQDKMLRAITEALTSMKVLKLYAWEKHFKNAIEKLRDEEYRWLTALQIQKGYYLILFWSTPIIVSAVTFWSCYLLKVPLNTTNVFTFLATLRIVQEPIRSVPDILGVFIEAKVSLSRIVEFLEASELQNRHIEQKYRGKELEHSIIIKSNGVSWDASSPNPALKSVNLRVKLGQKLAICGEVGSGKSTLLAAILGEVPYIDGLVQVHGSVAYVSQNAWIQTGTIRENILFGSAMDQLKYQEVLERCSLVKDLEMLPFGDQTIIGERGVNLSGGQKQRVQLARALYQDADIYLLDDPFSAVDAHTSTCLFNEYVMGALSGKTVLLVTHQVDFLPTFDSILLMSEGKIIQSASFDQLLLSCEEFQNLIHAHGEATKSECSPQERTKSSEENIRQLCAEEQPVGEQLIKQEERETGYTGLKPYKQYLGQSNGFLYLLLAIFSHLVYMVGQLGQNLLLAADLQSSKTSKFNLILLYSSIGFGMSLTLFLRSYAVIDLGLKSSKSIFTKLLTSIFRAPMSFYDSTPLGRILSRLSSDLSVLDLDMSFRFSQAFASTLTTYFSLGILAALTWPILIVIIPTIYMTVILQRFYFASAKELMRIDGTTKSSVASHLAEAIAGAMTIRAFEEEDRFCTEYLRLVDKNAIAFFHSFSATEWLIQRLEILCALVLSSSALAMVLLPFEGSDSGYIGMALSYALSLNVVLVPSVQNQCMLENSIISVERLEQYMHIPSERAEIIQGNRPDPSWPSTGKVEIVDLKVRYQPKAPLVLQGISCIFEGGHKIGVVGRTGSGKTTLISALFRLVEPTEGMIIIDGLNISTIGIHDLRSSLSIIPQDPTLFSGTVRYNIDPLSEHTDQEIWEVLGKCQLRDVVQQKEGKLDSSVAQDGSNWSMGQRQLFCLGRALLKRRKILVLDEATASIDNATDSIIQKTIRTEFEDCTVITVAHRIPTVMDCTMVLAISDGKLVEYDKPMKLMKKESSLFGQLVNEYWSRSQNADIKIKSI, from the exons ATGGATCTCTGGCTGGTTTTCTGTGGGAAGTATGAGTGTTCTCAGAGGGCTGGAGAAACATGCAGTTCAATTTTTACAACTATCCTTGATCCATCCTCATGTACCAATCAAATTCTGGTCATTTCTGCAAATATCCTACTTCTGATGattcttgttttcctctcttttaCTAAGTTTTCATCAAGAAAGTGCGTGGCATCCTCCGAGTTCCAAGGCAATTCCGTCTCGTCAAGTTGTTCCTACATTTTCAATGTCAGTTTAGCTTTATCATACTTGTGTTTTGGGATATGGAAAGTTTCAGACAAAGTCATCAGAGAACAAACTATTCCGCCACTCCTCCAATGGCTAGTTCCGTTGTCACAAGGGCTCATGTGGTTGCTGCTAAGTTTATTTTCTATCAACAAGAAACAACATATTTCTTCACTGATGAAACTGTGTCTTTTTCTTGCAAGCTTACTAGCAGCATTTCTTTGCATTTCATCCATATGGCAAGTAATCGTAGAGAACATAGTATCCACAAAGTCAGTCTTGGACATGTTACCACTTCTAGGGGCGATTCTAATGATCATTTATGAGTCAGAAGTCCAAAAGAAATTAAGCACATGCGAACCTCTTTTGGAAAAAGTTGAATCAAAGGAGAATACAACTCCATTTGCCAAAGCCGGAATTTTTAGCAGAATGTCATTTTTCTGGTTGAATGATTTATTGAAGAAGGGCAAGGAGAAAACTCTTAACGATGAGGATATTCCAGAGTTGAGGCTGGAGGATCAAGCTGGAACGCTGTACTCGTTATTTAAAGAGCAAGTGaataaaagaaaggaaaatactTCATATGCTCGGCCTTCTGTATTTTCTGCGATAGTATTCTGTCAATGGAAAGCCATTATGGTATCTGGATTCTTCGCATTGATTAAGACAGTGACTGTGTCAATAGGGCCTTTGTTTCTTTACGCCTTCATTGAGGTTGCCAAAGGGAAAGGATCTTTCAAATATGAAGGTTATGTGTTAGCCGGGGGAATCCTTATTGCTAAATGCATAGAATCATTAGCAGAGAGGCAATGGTTTTTCAGAACTAGACTAATCGGCCTTCAAGTTAAATCTTTGCTAACTGCAGCTATATACGACAAGCAACTCCGTCTTTCAAACACTGCTAAGAATACTCATTCACCTGGTGAGATAATAAACTATGCCACCGTTGATACCTATAAGATTGGTGAATTTCCATATTGGTTTCATCAAATATGGACAACAGGTGTTCAGATATGCATTGCACTAGTCATAATGTATTATGCTGTGGGACTGGCTACCGTGCCAGCTCTAGTATTAGTTGTAGCAAGTGTGCTAGGAAATTCTCCAGTCGCCAAATCACAGCACAAGTACTTGACAGAGCTTATGGTTACACAAGATAAAATGCTAAGGGCCATAACGGAAGCACTTACTAGTATGAAAGTGTTGAAGTTGTACGCTTGGGAGAAACATTTTAAGAATGCAATTGAAAAGCTAAGAGACGAAGAATACAGATGGTTAACGGCATTGCAGATTCAGAAAGGCTATTACCTGATTTTGTTTTGGTCAACGCCAATTATAGTATCTGCAGTTACTTTCTGGTCTTGCTACTTACTCAAAGTCCCTTTGAATACCACTAATGTCTTCACATTCCTAGCCACTTTACGCATCGTTCAGGAACCTATTAGGTCAGTTCCTGATATTCTCGGAGTATTCATAGAAGCAAAAGTCTCTTTATCTCGAATTGTGGAATTTCTTGAGGCTTCTGAGTTGCAAAACAGACATATCGAGCAGAAGTACCGGGGAAAGGAACTTGAGCATTCCATAATTATCAAGTCAAATGGGGTATCATGGGATGCGAGTTCGCCAAATCCTGCATTGAAAAGTGTAAACCTTCGTGTTAAATTGGGGCAAAAGTTAGCTATCTGTGGAGAAGTTGGTTCTGGTAAATCAACTCTTTTAGCTGCAATTCTCGGAGAGGTTCCATACATCGATGGCTTG GTTCAAGTTCATGGATCGGTGGCATACGTTTCTCAGAATGCATGGATTCAGACAGGAACAATAAGGGAGAACATACTTTTTGGTTCCGCAATGGATCAACTTAAATACCAAGAAGTACTTGAAAGGTGTTCACTTGTGAAGGACCTTGAAATGCTTCCTTTTGGTGACCAAACGATTATTGGAGAAAGAGGTGTTAACCTCAGTGGCGGACAGAAGCAGCGAGTTCAGCTGGCACGTGCACTGTATCAAGATGCAGACATATACCTGTTGGACGATCCATTCAGTGCAGTTGATGCACATACCTCAACCTGTCTGTTTAAT GAATATGTCATGGGAGCTCTTTCTGGAAAAACAGTCTTGCTTGTGACTCATCAAGTAGATTTCCTTCCTACATTTGATTCAATATTG CTAATGTCTGAAGGGAAGATCATACAATCAGCTTCCTTTGATCAGTTGCTTCTTTCTTGTGAAGAGTTTCAAAACCTCATTCATGCACATGGCGAGGCAACTAAAAGTGAGTGTTCTCCACAAGAAAGGACCAAAAGCTCCGAAGAAAATATTCGTCAATTGTGTGCAGAAGAGCAGCCTGTTGGTGAGCAGTTGATCAAACAAGAAGAAAGAGAAACAGGATACACCGGTCTTAAGCCTTATAAACAATATCTTGGACAAAGCAACGGATTTTTATACCTCCTTTTGGCGATATTTTCACACCTCGTATATATGGTTGGGCAGCTAGGACAAAATCTTCTGTTAGCTGCTGATTTACAGAGTTCAAAAACCAGCAAATTTAATCTCATCTTACTATACTCATCCATAGGTTTTGGTATGTCATTAACCTTGTTCCTTAGGTCCTATGCAGTGATTGATTTAGGCCTCAAGTCTTCAAAATCTATTTTTACTAAGTTACTAACGTCTATATTCCGAGCACCAATGTCATTCTACGACTCAACCCCACTCGGAAGAATACTTAGTCGG ttgTCTTCTGACCTCAGTGTTTTAGATCTTGACATGTCGTTTCGATTCAGTCAAGCGTTCGCCTCTACCTTGACCACATATTTTAGCTTAGGAATATTGGCTGCTCTCACCTGGCCAATCTTGATTGTCATTATACCGACGATTTATATGACAGTGATTTTACAG AGATTCTATTTTGCTTCAGCAAAGGAACTTATGAGAATTGATGGCACAACAAAGTCATCGGTTGCTAGCCATCTTGCTGAAGCCATCGCGGGGGCAATGACCATTAGAGCTTTCGAGGAGGAGGATCGTTTTTGCACAGAATATTTGCGCCTTGTTGATAAAAATGCAATTGCATTTTTCCACAGCTTTTCAGCAACCGAGTGGTTGATCCAACGGTTGGAGATACTATGTGCCTTAGTTCTCTCGTCCTCGGCCTTAGCCATGGTTTTACTTCCCTTCGAAGGTTCTGACTCAG GATATATTGGCATGGCTCTGTCATACGCTCTTTCCTTAAACGTAGTCCTAGTTCCTTCAGTCCAAAACCAATGCATGCTAGAAAATTCGATTATTTCAGTAGAAAGGCTAGAGCAATACATGCATATTCCGAGTGAACGCGCTGAAATTATACAAGGCAACAGACCTGATCCTTCTTGGCCTTCCACTGGTAAAGTTGAGATTGTTGATTTAAAG GTCAGATATCAACCCAAAGCTCCACTAGTTCTACAAGGCATTAGCTGCATATTTGAAGGTGGACATAAAATTGGAGTTGTTGGCAGGACAGGTAGTGGGAAAACAACTCTTATTAGCGCCTTATTTCGCTTGGTAGAGCCAACGGAAGGAATGATCATCATAGATGGCCTAAACATTTCAACAATCGGGATTCATGATCTTCGATCTTCTTTATCGATCATTCCACAAGATCCAACGCTTTTTAGCGGGACAGTTCGATACAATATTGACCCCTTGTCAGAGCACACTGATCAGGAGATATGGGAG